The Rubripirellula reticaptiva DNA window GCGGCCGCGTCCATCCGCAGCGGAAACAACCTTGACGAGGCGACAGAAAAGCTAGTTTGGATCGGACCTTTTCCACCCGCAGATCTGGACCCCCGAAACGAACAGTACATCCACTGCAGCGACAATGACATGCAGTCGATTGGCGTGCCGTACTTGTTGGTTGACGCACCGGGTGCGACTGATGACCGCCCCGCCATCGCCGCTGTGGCTCGCCGGGCGCTTTCAATGTCTTCGGTCCTGTTGCTGATGGTTCGCCGCGATCAACTGCGTAGCGAAACTGTCGCGATTCTTACCGAAGCAAGTGAAGGAACGGTCGTGATCCCGATCGTCAACGCGGTTCGCCGCGACAACTCGCTTGACACCGACATCGATGCGTTCATCAGTCGAATGCGAAAGGCAGCACCGACTAGCCGAGTCGTCGCGCCAGTGATCATCGAAGACTTTGACGTCAACGAGCGCAGTGAAGAAGCTGTCGGCAAGGCAACCGCGGAAGCCGTCGCCACTCGGTTGCAATCGGAAATCGGCGATGCCTGGGAAGGCGACCGCCGACGAAGCACTCGGATGTCGGCACTCGATGCAAGGTTCCGATCGGCGCTCCACGAGATCCTTGGCGATCGACTGCCCGATTTGACCGCAGCGGTCAGGCGGCTAAACACCGAAGCACGTCAATTACCACTCGAAGTCGCCGAGTCGCTGGTCGGCAGCGGCGGTTCGATGCAGGCAGCCGTGCGATCGCGATTGCGCCTATCACTGCTAAACGACACGGCCGCGCTTTGGTTTCCTTACCGAACCCAGCTAGGAATTTTGAACCTAACCCACGGCGCATGGGACCGAGTGCTGATGTCGCTGTCGGGTTCGCTGCCGTCGTTGGTGAGTGCGGTGTGGACGTCAACCAAGAATTTCTCGATGGACCGCGACGCACAAGACGACGTACGGGACGGACTTCGCAAACGCAGTGACGCAGCCGTCGCAGACCGTCTTGGCCCGCTAGCGATCCGGTTCCGCGACGAAGTGTCGGCGCTTCGTGACGGCAAGAAACACTCGACTTCGTCGCTATCCGACAAACCATCACGTGGGCAAGTCGCCCATCTATCTGGGCTCGACACGCTGCAGGAAAAATCGCAGCAGATTTTTGAAACCGAAGTCGATCGCGTTTCGATGTCGCGGTTCACGGCCATGACGTGCGCGTTGATCGGCACATTGATTTTTTGGTCGCTGATGGCCAGCCCGGTGATTGCCCTTTACGGCGAATACTTGGACGCCAGCTTGACCACGCTGCGAGATCTGTCGTGTGACTTAAACGCGTTTCCCCGTCCCGACTTTGGCATGCTGCTAACCAGCCTGATTTTGTCGGTGCTACCGACGGCCTTGTTCGCGATGATCGTATTGTCGATCGCTCAAAGCCGCGCTCGCGTTCGCGCAGCCGAAGCTCGCATTCGCAGCAGCCACCATGACGCGATTGAGAAACTGCAACGCGACGGCGTGTTGCGTTTGCGATGGGACGAACCGTTGCTGACCGACGCCGAATTCCTACTGTCGGCCGGTGCGGCCGAATCGGAGACCACATGATCGATATCATCCTCAGCGGTGGCGTCGTTGGCATTTTCATTCTGCTAGTGCTGTTCTCGTTGTCAGTCGCGGCGGCGTACCTGCTATTCGATCAAATCATGACGCTTAGACGCACCGAAGTCCTGCCCGATGGAGTCAGCGACGCGGTCCGCCAAGCCCTTCTGACAGGCCGTATCGCTGAAGCTGACGCGGCTTGCCGGCGAGCGCCAAGCGTCTTGAGTGTGGTGTTACTATCGGGATTGTCGGAATACGAATTCGGATGGAGTGAAGTCGAAAAAGCGATGGAAGACTCGCTGGCCGGACAAGCATCAAGGCTGATGCGGCGCATCGAATACCTATCGGTGATCGGTAATATCGCGCCGATGGTTGGTCTGCTAGGAACGGTCACGGGGATGATTTTTGCGTTCCAACAAGTTGCCTCAACACGCGGCGCGGCCGGAGCAGGCGATTTGGCCGAAGGCATCTATCAAGCGCTGATCACGACCGTGGGCGGCCTGATCGTCGCGATCCCATCGCTAGCAATTTATGCAGTATGCCGAAACCGAGTGGACTCGCTGATAGCCGAAGTCGCCTACCAAAGCCAACATGCGCTATCGCCAATCAAACGTCGCCCGGTAGCACGAGCACGAGCGGTAACGCCCAAGCCATCGACTTCGCCACCGAATTCGCCACCTTCTCCTCCGCCCAAGTAAGCCAACCGGCGAACGCTGCGAGTCATCGCACACCTGACGGGACGGACCGACAATCGTTCTCCGAATCGCCCGTCGAGATGCCTTCTGGCAGCTGCCCCCGTTCAGCCTCCCCACTGTTCCCTAAGAAAGTACAAGCCCATGTTTTGGATCGACGTTTTGTCGCGGATCGTTCACGTCAGCACGGCCATCGCGCTAGTCGGCGGCAGCGTCTTCACGCTATTGGTCTTGCTGCCGTCTGCAGGAGAGTTGGACGAAGCACCACACAAGCAATTAGCGGCGGCAGTTGCAGGTCGATGGAAGAAATTTGTCCACGGCGGCGTTGCCCTCTTTATCTTAAGCGGCCTCTATAACTTCGTCCGTGCGATACCGCTTCACAAAGGCGACGGAACCTATCACATGCTGATCGGCATCAAAATGCTGCTCGCACTGGTGGTTTTCTTCCTGGCCGCCGCCCTGGTTGGCCGCAGCGAGAAACTGGCGACGTTCCGCACCAACCGAAAGAAATGGCTGACCGTCCTGGTCATCCTGGCCGCGATCATCGTTGCCGTCTCGGGATACACCAAAGTCCGCGGCATTCCGGATCGTGCAGCAGAGACCAAGACGCTGGTTGAACCCGTTTAAGTCAGCAGCCAAAGCCCCAACCGAGTGCTGACGACAAATGCTCCCACGGTGACGTCAAAATCGACCAGGCAAGGTTAACTCGTACCCGATGCCGGGCGAACGACACGCCTGCTGTGATTAATCTTCTGTAAGTCTACGAAAAAAGGCCGGACGCGCTTCGACTCGCTGCGCGTCCGGCCTCTAGTCAACCCTGACTAAGAATGCCAATTCGGTAGTTGTGATTCGTTTGCTTCTTGCGTTGAACCTTGATCGTCCGTGACCGTCGACCTTCTCACCGCTGCTTCACTGCCCTGCCGATGCATCATGCTTGGCTTGCCCCCAAAGGAGTCACGCGTATCCGTACGCAGACAATTCAAAAACGGTGATCCAGTCTCAACTGTCGAGCTGGCATAGGCCACATCCATGCGGCCCATTGCTCCTCAGCGAGAGAGAGTTCAATCGAGTCTGATTAAGCCACCAAACGCAAATCTTGCTCCGACCGTTCCAATACTCCGGCCACAAACTCTTCGAAAATCCGAACATCCAGTGCCGATGCGGCACCACATTCAGGATGGAACTGAGTACCGAGTGCGAACCAGTCCATCATTTCACTTTCAATCGACTCGATCACACCATCGGGACAACGCGCAGTGACGCGGAACCCAGGCGCAACTTCATCGATCGCCATGTGATGGCGGCTGCTAACACGAATTTCGCCATCGCCGTAAACACGTCCAATCAGCGAATCGCTGACCACGTCCAACGTGTGGCGGTGATTCGGGTCATGAGGGTCATGGTGAGGAACGGCGTTCGGAAGGTCTTCCTTGATGTGCAGGAAGAGATTGCCGCCCTGTTGAACATTTAACAACTGCATTCCGGTGCCAATTCCTAGTACAGGCATGCGTCGCTCTGCGATGTCAGCCATCAACAAGCGATCACTCGTTTCGCGAACGGGATCAAGTGGACGCACGCTAGGATGCAGCATGAATCCATCGTTTCGTGGATCAAGATCAGCTCCGCCAATCATCACGAAGCCGTGAAGCGAATCCAAAACTCGTGCGATCGAGGCTGGATCATCCATGGGTGGAATCACCACTGGAATGCCGTCCGCAGCAAGAATTGACTGAAAATAGCCGGCTGCAATGTAGCTGTAGGCCGGTACGTTACGGGCAGCAGCACGGAAATCGGCATTCATTCCGATTAGTGGTTTATTCGACATCCGAAAGTTCCTTCTCGAATCCAGCGAATAGAAGTTGTGACGCAAATCGTATTGCATCTACCAACCCAAATATCGAAATTCAGCACCACGCTTTCGCTGTGCCAATCGGAAAAGTCTCGCAGTCTCGGGTTCCAGGCGCCTCTGTCGGCGGGCGTGCCAAGGATTCCACAATAGAAAGGAGAGCAGCTTTCGTTGGCTTACTCCGACGCGTGAAACTTTACTCCTTGGGCTGGGTGGGCGAGGTGACATGGCCTCGTCCTTGGTGGGCGTGAGATTACAAAGCGAATTCACGGCAACCAAACCGCTCCTACATATTCCGACAACAGCCCCAAGCTAGCACTACCCGTCGTGCTAGCATTTAAAAACCATGCTAGCAATAAGCATTGTTCCATCGCTGTTTACGGGCGGTTGAAACCGGTACAATCGCTGCAACAACAATGCCTCAAAACACTTAGGTCAACGCGTGCGATTTGCCAACGTCTGCCTCGAGTCCATCGGTGCAGTAATTCCCGAAGAAACGTGGACGAGCTCTGCGATCGAATCTCGATTGAACCCGCTATACAGTCGGTTGAAGTTGCCCGAAGGTCGCTTGGAAATGATGAGCGGGATCGCCGAGAGGCGCGTTTGGCAACCTGGCACGATGCCCAGTGGCCCTAGCATTCGAAGTGCCAATCATGCCATCGATGCCGCAGGGTTTGACCGTGGCCGGATCGGCTGCCTGATTCACGCCAGTGTCTGCCGCGACTTTCTAGAGCCCGCAACCGCGTCGCGGGTTCACCATGGTGTCGATTTGCCAAGCCGATGCTGGGTCTACGATGTCTCGAACGCCTGCCTGGGTCTAATCAACGGCGCCGTTCAAATCGCATCGATGATCGAAGCTGGCGCAATCGACGCCGGAATCGTGGTCGGGACCGAAAACAGCCGTCCGCTGCTCGAACAAACGATTACGACATTAAACGCTGATGAAACGATCAATCGCAAAACCGTCAAACCGGCGTTTGCATCATTGACGATCGGATCGGGCAGCTGTGCTTGGCTACTGACCCATCGCCGATTGTCGGGCAGCGGAACCTCAATCGATGCTGCCATCGCCCAGTCACGGACTCAGTTCCATGACCTCTGTCGCAGCAACCATGACACCGCGGGTGCTGCCATGGCACCGCTGATGGATACAGATTCCGAACGTTTGATGGCCGAAGGTATCGCCACGGGCGCCGAAGCGTTTGAACAACTGATCGAAGAGTGCGGCTTCAGCCGAGCGGAAATTGATCGCACGGTCTGCCACCAAGTCGGTGCCCGCCACCGAGTCGCGATGCTAGAAGCCATGGGGCTGCCCATCGAAAATGACACTGCAACGTTCCAGCGTCTAGGCAACACGGGTTCGGTGGCCTTGCCGTTGACGTTGGCCGCGGCCGCCATCACCGGCGACGTTCACGCCGGCCAACGCGCCGCGATGCTAGGCATCGGCTCAGGCATCAACAGCGTGATGATGGCGACCACTTGGCAAACAACGCCAGTCGGCGGAAACCTGGCTAAAGAACTGGGCCTAACCACGGCCTAATTACGAATGCGTCCCCGGTCCTCTCGCGTTGATGAACCGTTGCCGTAGGCTGACGCGAGTTCGGTTGCTTTGTCCAAGACCTGTTGCCAGTGACGTCGATAGCATCTGTCCATTCATGAACCACTCGTCGAGTCGTCGTTCCTTATGCGTTTATTAATCTGCGTAACGTTCAGTTTTAGTTTTACGTTCGCTGTCGCGACCGAGCCTCGTCGCGTCGTCACCGACAACCAGAAACGAAGCATCCTTTCCGATCTCACTGACGATCACCGACCCGAAAACGGCAATGCGGACGCAGTCGCGACCAATCGGCCCCTTCAACTCATACACCAATCGGCAAGCGAAAATTCGACCGACGACACGCCTCCACAGCCGACTCGCACCGACATTCATATCAGTGGCGTCTATCCGCACCTGACGACCTACGGCGTCTACAGCCAGAACGGTGGTCACCACAAAGAAGGCCACAACGAATGCGGTATTGGCGCAGTCGTTCCTTGGGCCGGAAAACTCTGGATGGTCAACTACGCTCCGCACATGCCGCGGGGCAGCGAACACAAACTGTTTTCGGTGGACGCCGATCTCAGCAAACCGATGACGGTGCATCCGGAAAGCGTCGGTGGCACACCAGCAGGCCGAATGATTCACAAAGAATCGAATCAACTGTTGATCGCCCATCATTTGATCGATGCCGATGGAAACGTACGCACGATTCAACCAGCCGACATGCCCATTCGTGTTACAGCGATCGCGCGGCACTTAAAAGATCCGGCAAACATGGTTTACTACATCGACATGGAAGGTTCGATCTGGGAAGCCAACGTTCACACGCTGGCCGTCAAGCGACTCTTCAAGAAACCCGTGCCCGGCTGGCACGGCAAAGGCGGCTACACGTCGCAGGGCCGACTGGTTATTTCCAATAACGGAGAACTCCATGTCGGCAGTTACCAAGATGTGTTGGTCGGTGGTGAAGCAAAGAATGAAGAAGAACGCGGCGTGCTGGCAGAATTCGATGGCACGAACTGGAAAATCGTCGAACGTCGCCAATTCACCGAAGTCACCGGCCCTAGCGGGATCACTGGCGGCAGCGATGGCAATGATCCGATTTGGACGATGGGCTGGGACCGCCGAAGCGTTCGATTGAAGGTGCTTGATAACGGTGGGTGGCACACTTATTTGCTACCCAAAGCCGCGTACTGCAACGACGCTAGCCACGGTTGGTACACCGAGTGGCCGCGCATTCGCGAGATCACCGAAGGCCGCTGGATGATGGACATGCACGGCATGTTCTTTGATTTTCCAAAGACGTTTTCCAGCACCCATTCGGGCGGCATCAAACCAATCGGAAGCCACCTGCGGTACGTTCCCGATTTCTGCGACTGGAACGGAAAAATAGTCCTGGCCTCCGATGAAACTAGTATCCAAGGCAACCGATTAGCCGGCCAGCCTCAAAGCAATCTATGGTTCGGCGACTACGAAGACCTAAAAAAGTGGGGCCCCGCCAGCGGGTACGGCGGGCCGTGGATCGAGGACGAAGTCACAGCGAATGCGCCATCGGATCCTTTCCTTGTCGCAGGCTTCGACCGACGAATGATTCACCTAACGACCGGGCGAAAGACATCGCTGCCCGCCACACTCTTGCGGGCGACCGACCAGCAACCCATCACTGCGTTGCCCGATCAACTCGCGAGTTTACCGCGAGTCACCGTCAATCGTGGCGACTGGCATGAACCGGCACCGGGATTCCATTTCACCATCGACGGCCCAGCCACCGTCTACCTGGCCGTCGACAAGCGAGGAACCCCAACGCTTGATCCCAAATGGCGATTGACCGATCTGTTGCTGAAATGGGGCAAAGGATTCACCGATCGAATCTACTCGCGAAAATTTTCTGCGGGCGAAGTAACGATTCCCGGCAACGATGCAGAACACACCCCCGGCTCCTACGGCATGCCTCATCAGGCATTTGTATTGGCCGACAACGATACGACTATCCAAATCTCGGAATCCGGAAATGCGGCGGTCACTCGCCC harbors:
- a CDS encoding 3-oxoacyl-ACP synthase III, with amino-acid sequence MRFANVCLESIGAVIPEETWTSSAIESRLNPLYSRLKLPEGRLEMMSGIAERRVWQPGTMPSGPSIRSANHAIDAAGFDRGRIGCLIHASVCRDFLEPATASRVHHGVDLPSRCWVYDVSNACLGLINGAVQIASMIEAGAIDAGIVVGTENSRPLLEQTITTLNADETINRKTVKPAFASLTIGSGSCAWLLTHRRLSGSGTSIDAAIAQSRTQFHDLCRSNHDTAGAAMAPLMDTDSERLMAEGIATGAEAFEQLIEECGFSRAEIDRTVCHQVGARHRVAMLEAMGLPIENDTATFQRLGNTGSVALPLTLAAAAITGDVHAGQRAAMLGIGSGINSVMMATTWQTTPVGGNLAKELGLTTA
- a CDS encoding MotA/TolQ/ExbB proton channel family protein, with amino-acid sequence MIDIILSGGVVGIFILLVLFSLSVAAAYLLFDQIMTLRRTEVLPDGVSDAVRQALLTGRIAEADAACRRAPSVLSVVLLSGLSEYEFGWSEVEKAMEDSLAGQASRLMRRIEYLSVIGNIAPMVGLLGTVTGMIFAFQQVASTRGAAGAGDLAEGIYQALITTVGGLIVAIPSLAIYAVCRNRVDSLIAEVAYQSQHALSPIKRRPVARARAVTPKPSTSPPNSPPSPPPK
- a CDS encoding gamma-glutamyl-gamma-aminobutyrate hydrolase family protein is translated as MSNKPLIGMNADFRAAARNVPAYSYIAAGYFQSILAADGIPVVIPPMDDPASIARVLDSLHGFVMIGGADLDPRNDGFMLHPSVRPLDPVRETSDRLLMADIAERRMPVLGIGTGMQLLNVQQGGNLFLHIKEDLPNAVPHHDPHDPNHRHTLDVVSDSLIGRVYGDGEIRVSSRHHMAIDEVAPGFRVTARCPDGVIESIESEMMDWFALGTQFHPECGAASALDVRIFEEFVAGVLERSEQDLRLVA